A single genomic interval of Alkalibacter saccharofermentans DSM 14828 harbors:
- a CDS encoding uroporphyrinogen decarboxylase family protein, with protein sequence MNSMERVMTAIGHKEPDRVPLFHMLSCYGAKELGVSIKEYFSKPELVAEAQLKMRDKYSNDCFYTFFYAPIEIEAFGGEVVFVEDGPPNSGEPFIKSIEHIKNIETPQINESRQLKRVLQATESLKKSVGDEVPIIGVVMSPFSLPVMQMGFEKYLELLYFRKDEFNQLMRINEEFCVAWANAQIEAGATAICYFDPLASPAMIERKKYLETGHKVAGRTLSRIQGATATHIASGIGLHVVDDIVETGSAVLGISAQDDIQELKEKADKKICLLGNLNGIDMVNWDRIKTREEVKRLIQKAAPGGGFILSDNHGEIPWQVSEDVLLEIAETVKEYGTYPIQTV encoded by the coding sequence ATGAATTCAATGGAACGCGTTATGACGGCTATCGGTCATAAAGAGCCGGACAGGGTGCCTCTTTTTCACATGCTGTCCTGTTATGGAGCAAAAGAGTTGGGAGTATCAATAAAAGAGTATTTTTCCAAACCCGAACTGGTAGCAGAAGCTCAATTGAAGATGAGAGATAAATACAGCAATGACTGCTTTTATACATTTTTTTATGCACCGATTGAAATAGAGGCTTTCGGTGGCGAAGTCGTATTCGTAGAAGATGGGCCTCCCAATTCAGGGGAGCCGTTTATTAAATCTATAGAGCATATCAAAAACATAGAAACGCCTCAAATCAATGAGTCGCGACAATTAAAGAGAGTATTACAAGCGACAGAATCCCTCAAAAAGTCTGTCGGGGATGAAGTTCCTATCATCGGGGTGGTAATGTCTCCATTTTCATTGCCTGTTATGCAGATGGGTTTCGAAAAATATTTGGAACTGCTATACTTTAGAAAAGATGAGTTTAACCAATTGATGAGGATTAATGAAGAATTTTGTGTAGCCTGGGCAAATGCGCAAATTGAGGCGGGAGCGACGGCTATCTGTTATTTTGATCCTCTGGCTTCTCCTGCCATGATTGAAAGAAAAAAATATCTCGAAACAGGTCATAAGGTTGCGGGTAGGACCTTAAGCCGAATCCAAGGAGCGACTGCTACACACATTGCCTCTGGAATCGGTTTGCATGTGGTCGATGATATAGTCGAAACAGGGTCCGCCGTTCTCGGTATTAGCGCTCAGGATGATATTCAAGAGTTAAAAGAAAAGGCCGATAAAAAAATATGCCTGCTTGGAAATTTAAACGGTATAGACATGGTAAACTGGGATAGAATAAAAACCAGAGAAGAAGTAAAGCGATTAATTCAAAAAGCTGCGCCGGGGGGAGGGTTTATACTGTCTGATAACCATGGTGAAATCCCGTGGCAGGTGTCAGAAGACGTGCTGCTGGAAATTGCAGAGACGGTCAAGGAATATGGCACATACCCGATTCAGACAGTTTAG
- a CDS encoding cobalamin B12-binding domain-containing protein, translating to MDYTTLPIEAFQSALLQIDRIKAEEIVEKCYLENKSFESLEHLTMGALEYVGSGWEEGEFSLSQVYMSGVICEELIEKYMPKYGIKTKKEHRIGIGVLQDHHALGKRIVYSVLRAGGYDLIDFGQGLSVEEIVGKTIDKQIDFLLISTLMLPSALQVKTVVEKLREKKSTVKIIVGGAPFRLDNSLWKKVNADADGKNGTKVSKTIEILARGGKC from the coding sequence ATGGACTATACTACGCTGCCGATTGAAGCATTTCAATCGGCGTTGCTTCAAATTGACAGAATAAAGGCAGAAGAAATCGTTGAAAAATGCTATTTAGAGAATAAAAGCTTTGAATCACTGGAGCATCTTACCATGGGCGCTTTGGAATACGTCGGATCTGGTTGGGAAGAAGGCGAGTTTTCCTTATCTCAAGTATACATGAGTGGAGTGATCTGCGAAGAATTGATTGAAAAGTATATGCCTAAGTATGGTATTAAAACAAAAAAAGAACATCGAATAGGCATTGGGGTTTTGCAAGATCATCATGCTTTAGGTAAACGGATTGTTTATTCAGTTCTTCGAGCTGGTGGCTATGATCTCATTGATTTTGGACAAGGTCTAAGCGTTGAGGAGATTGTTGGAAAAACCATCGACAAGCAAATAGATTTTCTTTTAATATCAACATTAATGCTACCTTCCGCTTTGCAGGTGAAGACAGTAGTTGAAAAGCTTCGTGAAAAAAAATCCACTGTTAAAATCATTGTGGGTGGGGCTCCGTTTAGATTGGACAATAGTTTATGGAAAAAAGTGAACGCTGATGCCGATGGGAAGAATGGAACAAAAGTATCAAAAACTATAGAGATATTGGCACGAGGAGGGAAATGCTGA